The window TTAGCCCTTCGGCAATACCAGAAAGTCGGCGCGCATGCACAGACGTCCGAAGCGAGCCCGCACCGTTTGGTGCAAATGTTGATGGAAGGTGGCCTGGGGCGTATTGCCGAGGCCAAGGGCGCCATCGAGCGCAAGGATATTGCTGCCAAATGCACGGCCATCAGCAAGGCCGTGGGCATTATCGGTGGCCTGTGTGAAGGCCTGGATCTGGAAAACAGCGCGGATTCGGTAGGTGAGCTCAACCAGCTCTACATCTACATGATGAAGCGACTCGCCGAAGCCAACGCCAAGAGTGATCCACGGATTCTCGACGAAGTTGCCGGCCTGCTGCGCACCGTAAAAGAGGGCTGGGACGGCATTGCTCCACCAGGCCCGCAGTTTTAAGGAGAGCACCATGAGTCTTGTATTGCAGCGAATTGCCGATACCCGTGAAGCGTTGGTCGGTGCCTTGGCCGAGCGCAACTGGGAAGCCATTGGCGAGCTGGATCTGGCTTGCCGTTCCTGCATGGAAGACGTCATGGCCGAGGCCTCGCTGGACGAGGTCGCGTTGCGCGATAACCTTGAGGAGTTGCTCCATGTCTACAAGGAGCTTCTTGAGGCGGCCATGGGTGAGCGGCAAGCGATAGCCAACGAGATGTCGCAGATCACCCAAGCGCAAAAGGCGGCAAAGGTTTACCATCTGTTTGGTTAATTAACCTCCAGTTAATCCAGACATGTGCGCCATAAATTTGACTGTGCACGGTTTTTTGACTTAACTAGTGGCTGTTTTCAGATTTCAGGCGTCTACAGGCACAAGGTGTCCTGCAAGCGTCTCGCTTGCCCCATTTTTCGGGCATTGAGTTGACTAGGGAAGTTGCTATTGCATGTGGCGTGAAACCAAAATTCTGCTGATCGATGACGATAGCGTCCGCCGCCGCGACCTGGCGGTGATTCTAAATTTTCTCGGCGAAGAAAATTTACCCTGCGGCAGCCATGACTGGCAGCAGGCAGTCGGCTCTTTGTCGTCTAGTCGTGAGGTCATTTGCGTACTGATCGGGACGGTCAATGCTCCTGGTGCGCTTTTGGGCTTGCTAAAGACACTCTCAACCTGGGATGAGTTCCTTCCGGTTTTGCTGATGGGTGATAATTCTTCCGTCGACTTGCCCGAAGACCAGCGTCGCCGAGTGCTTTCGACCCTCGAAATGCCGCCCAGCTACAGCAAATTGCTCGACTCTCTGCACCGCGCCCAGGTCTATCGCGAAATGTATGACCAGGCCCGCGAACGCGGCCGTCATCGCGAACCCAATCTGTTCCGCAGCCTCGTCGGCACCAGCCGGGCGATCCAGCACGTGCGTCAGATGATGCAGCAAGTGGCCGACACCGACGCCAGCGTGCTGATCCTTGGCGAGTCCGGCACCGGCAAGGAAGTGGTCGCGCGTAACCTGCACTACCACTCCAAGCGTCGCGACGCGCCATTCGTGCCGGTCAACTGCGGGGCGATCCCGGCAGAGCTGCTCGAAAGCGAACTGTTCGGCCACGAGAAGGGCGCCTTCACCGGTGCAATCACCAGCCGTGCCGGGCGCTTCGAGCTGGCCAACGGCGGGACGCTGTTCCTCGATGAAATCGGCGACATGCCACTGCCGATGCAGGTCAAACTGCTGCGCGTGTTGCAGGAGCGCACCTTCGAACGCGTGGGCAGCAACAAGACCCAGAGCGTCGATGTGCGCATCATTGCTGCGACCCACAAGAATCTCGAAAGCATGATCGAGATCGGCACGTTCCGCGAAGATCTCTACTATCGCCTGAACGTGTTCCCGATCGAGATGGCGCCGCTGCGTGAGCGCGTCGAAGACATTCCGTTGCTGATGAACGAGCTGATCTCGCGCATGGAGCACGAGAAGCGCGGTTCGATCCGCTTCAACTCGGCAGCAATCATGTCGCTGTGCCGTCACGGCTGGCCGGGCAACGTCCGTGAGCTGGCCAACCTGGTGGAGCGCATGGCGATCATGCATCCGTACGGGGTGATTGGCGTCGTCGAGTTGCCGAAGAAATTCCGCTACGTCGATGACGAAGACGAGCAAATGGTCGACAGCCTGCGCAGCGATCTCGAAGAGCGCGTGGCCATCAATGGTCATACGCCGGACTTCACCGCCAATGCCATGCTGCCGCCGGAAGGTCTGGATCTGAAGGACTACCTCGGTGGTCTGGAGCAGGGCCTGATCCAGCAGGCGCTGGACGATGCCAATGGCATCGTTGCGCGTGCCGCCGAGCGTCTGCGCATTCGACGTACCACGCTGGTCGAGAAGATGCGCAAGTACGGCATGAGCCGGCGCGATGGAGACGAACAGGCGGAGGATTGACGCCTGTTTTTCAACTGCTTCATTTATAAGCAGTTTTTTTTAGGCACGGGTATTGCTACATCCCTCGCAACGTTCCGTTTAACTGACGGTCAGCCAAGCGAGAGAGCACAATGCCCCAAGCCGCCCAGATGTCTTCTGCCTCCAGTCCCGAGGGGCAACCGTCCTCCGTAGAGCAGGCAAGCCGACAGGGTCTTGAGCAGGCTTTCGAGCTGTTCAACCAGATGTCCAGTCAGTTGACTGACTCCTACAGCATGCTCGAAGCGCGGGTGACCGAACTCAAGGGTGAGCTGGCGGTGGTCAGTGCCCAGCGCATGCAGGAGCTGGCGGAAAAAGAACGTCTGGCCAACCGTCTGCAAAACCTTCTTGATCTGTTGCCCGGTGGCGTCATCGTGATTGACGGTCACGGCATCGTGCGCGAAGCCAACCCGGCCGCCATCGAACTGCTTGGTCTGCCGCTGGACGGCGAACTGTGGCGCCATGTCATCGCACGTTGCTTTGCGCCGCGTGAAGACGACGGCCACGAAATCTCCCTGAAAAACGGTCGACGCCTGTCGATTGCCACGCGCTCGCTGGATGCCGAGCCGGGGCAATTGGTGCTGCTCAACGACCTGACAGAAACCCGTCATCTGCAAGATCAACTGGCGCGCCACGAACGTCTGTCCTCGCTGGGGCGTATGGTCGCCTCGCTGGCGCATCAGATCCGCACGCCGTTGTCCGCCGCGTTGCTCTATGCCAGTCACTTGACCGAGCAGGAACTGCCTGTCGCCACCCAGCAGCGTTTCGCCGGACGCCTCAAGGAGCGTCTGCATGAGCTGGAGCATCAGGTGCGCGACATGCTGGTCTTCGCTCGCGGTGAACTGCCGCTGACTGATCGCATCACGCCCAATGCCTTGATGCAGTCACTGCAAGCTGCCGCGTTGACCCACGTGCAGGACCTGCCGATTCGCTGGCAGTGCGACAGCCACGCCGGCGAGTTGCTGTGCAATCGCGACACGCTGGTCGGCGCGCTTTTGAATCTGATCGAGAACGCGATTCAGGCCAGCGCCGGCGATGTACGTCTGAAAGTGCATTGCTACAGCCGAGACAACACGCTGCGGTTGTGCGTCAGCGATACCGGCAGCGGCATCGAACCGACCGTGCTGGCACGTCTCGGCGAGCCATTTTTTACCACCAAAGTCACCGGTACC of the Pseudomonas sp. Seg1 genome contains:
- a CDS encoding sigma-54 dependent transcriptional regulator yields the protein MWRETKILLIDDDSVRRRDLAVILNFLGEENLPCGSHDWQQAVGSLSSSREVICVLIGTVNAPGALLGLLKTLSTWDEFLPVLLMGDNSSVDLPEDQRRRVLSTLEMPPSYSKLLDSLHRAQVYREMYDQARERGRHREPNLFRSLVGTSRAIQHVRQMMQQVADTDASVLILGESGTGKEVVARNLHYHSKRRDAPFVPVNCGAIPAELLESELFGHEKGAFTGAITSRAGRFELANGGTLFLDEIGDMPLPMQVKLLRVLQERTFERVGSNKTQSVDVRIIAATHKNLESMIEIGTFREDLYYRLNVFPIEMAPLRERVEDIPLLMNELISRMEHEKRGSIRFNSAAIMSLCRHGWPGNVRELANLVERMAIMHPYGVIGVVELPKKFRYVDDEDEQMVDSLRSDLEERVAINGHTPDFTANAMLPPEGLDLKDYLGGLEQGLIQQALDDANGIVARAAERLRIRRTTLVEKMRKYGMSRRDGDEQAED
- a CDS encoding ATP-binding protein; this encodes MSSASSPEGQPSSVEQASRQGLEQAFELFNQMSSQLTDSYSMLEARVTELKGELAVVSAQRMQELAEKERLANRLQNLLDLLPGGVIVIDGHGIVREANPAAIELLGLPLDGELWRHVIARCFAPREDDGHEISLKNGRRLSIATRSLDAEPGQLVLLNDLTETRHLQDQLARHERLSSLGRMVASLAHQIRTPLSAALLYASHLTEQELPVATQQRFAGRLKERLHELEHQVRDMLVFARGELPLTDRITPNALMQSLQAAALTHVQDLPIRWQCDSHAGELLCNRDTLVGALLNLIENAIQASAGDVRLKVHCYSRDNTLRLCVSDTGSGIEPTVLARLGEPFFTTKVTGTGLGLTVVKAVARAHQGELQLRSRVGRGTCAQVILPLFCAGQGAE
- the fliS gene encoding flagellar export chaperone FliS codes for the protein MNPMLALRQYQKVGAHAQTSEASPHRLVQMLMEGGLGRIAEAKGAIERKDIAAKCTAISKAVGIIGGLCEGLDLENSADSVGELNQLYIYMMKRLAEANAKSDPRILDEVAGLLRTVKEGWDGIAPPGPQF
- a CDS encoding flagellar protein FliT, coding for MSLVLQRIADTREALVGALAERNWEAIGELDLACRSCMEDVMAEASLDEVALRDNLEELLHVYKELLEAAMGERQAIANEMSQITQAQKAAKVYHLFG